A genomic window from Motacilla alba alba isolate MOTALB_02 chromosome 2, Motacilla_alba_V1.0_pri, whole genome shotgun sequence includes:
- the GEM gene encoding GTP-binding protein GEM: MTLNNVTMRRTHNSSLHQQQQRWSIPADGKNLLVQKDSNEYNPQKRYTISPDEYYRRSWSSESSDSVISSESGSSCYRVVLIGEHGVGKSSLANIFAGVHDSIDSDCEVLGEDTYERTLMVDGESATVILLDMWDNKREGEWIRDHCMQVGDAYLIVYSITDRASFEKASELRIQLRRARQKEDIPIILVGNKSDLVRCREVSVAEGRACAVVFDCKFIETSAAVQHNVKELFEGIVRQVRLRRDSKEKNEKRLALQKRRESIPKKARRFWGKIVAKNNKNMAFKLKSKSCHDLSVL, encoded by the exons ATGACTCTCAACAATGTTACCATGCGTCGCACCCACAACAGCAgtctgcaccagcagcagcagcgatgGAGCATCCCTGCTGATGGAAAGAATCTGCTGGTCCAGAAAGACTCCAATGAGTACAACCCACAGAAGCGATACACCATCAGTCCTGATGAATATTACAGAAGGAGCTGGTCCTCGGAGTCATCCGACTCCGTCATCTCCTCCGagtctggcagcagctgctacCGGGTGGTGCTGATCGGGGAGCACGGCGTGGGGAAGTCCTCGCTAGCCAACATCTTTGCAGGGGTGCACGACAGCATTGACAGTGACTGTGAGGTGCTGGGAG aagacACGTATGAAAGAACTCTGATGGTGGACGGGGAAAGTGCGACGGTTATACTGCTCGACATGTGGGATAATAAG CGGGAGGGAGAATGGATTCGAGACCACTGCATGCAAGTGGGAGACGCCTACTTGATCGTCTACTCCATCACAGACCGAGCAAGCTTTGAGAAGGCCTCTGAACTCAGAATACAGCTCCGCAGGGCACGCCAGAAAGAAGATATCCCCATTATTTTGGTTGGCAACAAAAGCGACCTTGTCAGGTGCCGTGAAGTTTCAGTGGCAG AGGGGCGAGCCTGCGCCGTCGTGTTTGACTGCAAGTTCATCGAGAcctcagcagctgtgcagcacaacGTGAAAGAGCTCTTCGAGGGCATCGTGCGGCAAGTGCGGCTCCGCAGggacagcaaggaaaagaaCGAGAAGCGACTGGCGCTACAGAAACGGAGAGAGAGCATCCCCAAGAAAGCCAGGCGGTTCTGGGGCAAAATAGTTGCCAAGAACAACAAGAACATGGCCTTCAAACTCAAGTCCAAGTCTTGCCATGACCTATCAGTACTTTAA